DNA sequence from the Actinacidiphila yeochonensis CN732 genome:
CCCGTGCGGACGAAGCCCAATCAGGCCGGCCGCTCGCACACCTCGCGGGTCGAGAACTCTCCACTGGCTTTAACAACGCTCTACGGGGGGGCGAAGGGTCGCCTCCCCGTCATCACGCGCCCCCTGAGGCCACCGCGCTTCCCGCTGGGTGGTCGGGCCGGATCGGCGGCGGCGTCCTCGCCGCGCAGGGGCCGCAGCCGGCCGGGCAGGTGACGGTCGTCTCCGGGCGCTTGCCGCCGTCGCGGCCGTAGAGGACGTCGTGGCCATAGAGGCCGTAGAGGACGTCCAGCACGTCCAGCACGTACAAGCGGTATCTGCTGCTCGGTCCTCGGGGTTCCTGATTCCCTTTGGGGCGCTTCTTTTCGCGCCGCCTGGGAGGAATGCGCGGGACTGCGATTGGTGGTGGTGACATTGCACACGGCTACGGCCGGTGGGAATATGGAAGGGAGGACTGCGCGCGCTCCATGAGTCTCGGCAGTCCGGGAGAGCGGGCGCGGCGAGGGTCGAAGCAGCCCGAGCTGCCGGTCAGGGGAAGCCATGACGCACACCTATCTGGCCAGCGACTACCCGGTCCTCGGGGCGTTCTGGACGATCCTCCTGTTCACCGCGGCCGTGCTGTGGCTCATTCTGCTCTTCCGGATCGTCGTCGATGTTTTCCGGGACGACGAAATGAGCGGATGGGGCAAGACGGGCTGGCTGCTTCTCGTGATATTCCTTCCGTTCCTCGGGGTTTTCGTCTATGTCGTGAGCCGGGGCCGCGGTATGGGGCAGCGCGAGCTGCGGCACGCCCAGCAGCGGCAGCAGGAATTCGACAGCTACGTCCGCGACACGGCTCTGGGCGGCGGGATACCGGAGCGAACGCAGGCCCAGGAGCTGGCCGATCTCGCCGAGATGCACGACAAGGGCGCTTTGTCCGACGAGGAGTTCCGGAAGGCGAAGGCGGAGGTCCTGCGCTGAGCCGGCTGCTGGTCCGGCGGGCTGGGCGTGAGGTCAGGGCTGCTTTTCGGTGAGCCGGTCGGTGGGGAGCCTGCGGGTGAAGGCGAGGCTGGCGAGGGTGATGCCGCCGGCGGCCAGGATCGCCGCTTTGAGGGCGTTGAGCTGAGCCTGGGCGTAGGAGTCCGCGACGGCGTCCACTTCGGAGGGCGGTAGTCCGGCCTGCTCCGCGCCCGCGCGTACCTGGTCGGCGCTGACGAAGCTGACGCCGGCCTCCATCCGGGTGCCTGCTTCCGCGCGGGCGGCGGCCGAGATCTTCGGGTGGTCCTCGATCTGGCTGGTGAAGGCGGTCACCAGCGCGCCGATGAGGAGGGAGCCGATCAGGGCGGTGCCCAGGGAGGAGCCGAGGTTCTGGGCGGTGTACTGCAGTCCGCCGACCTCGCTGCGTTCGCTCTCGCCGACGCTCGACTGGACCACGTTGCCGAGCTGCGAGGCGAGCAGGCCCATGCCGAGGCCGAGGACGGCCATGGCGAAGCCGAACGACAGGTCGTCGATGTGCGGCTCGATGGTGCCCAGCAGCCACAGGATCGCGACCAGCAGCACGAGCAGGGCGGTCCGCACCACCGTGCGAGGACTCGCGAACCGGCCGAGGTAGGGGCCGCTCATGGCGGACAGCAGCATCGTGACGGACACCGGCAGGAGCCGCAGCCCGGTCTGGAAGGCGTTGAAGCCCTGCACGACCTGGAGGTAGAGGGGGATGACGAAGAACAGGCCGAGCAGGATGAGGTTCTGGCTGAGCAGCATCGTCAGGCCCGAGCGAAGGGACGCGACGCCGAACAGGGAGAACCGGATCAGCGGCTCGGGGCCGCGCACACCGGCTCCCCGCCGTCGCGCGAGCCGGTTCTCCCAGGCGCGCAGAAATCCCAGCAGCACGCCGCCCACGGCGATGACGAACACGGTGGGGGAGAAACCGAGGACGGTGAAGGGCGGGTTGCGCGGCCGCAGCCAACCCCACGAGCTGCTCTGGAGGACGCCCAGGACGATCAGGGCCAGCCCGCCGGCGGACAGCACCGTTCCCACCACGTCCAGGCGCGGCCGCTCCCTCACGCGTGCGGGTTCGTCCTTCGCGATCCAGCCGAGCAGAGCCAGCATGGCGACGACGAGCACGACCTCTCCGGCGAAGACCAGCCGCCACGTCGCGTACGTGGTCAGCCAGCCGCCGAGCAGCGGGCCGACGGCGATGCCCGCGCCGGCCAGCCCGCCGATGACGCCGTAGGCCACGGCCCGATCCCGGCCCGCGTAGGCGCCGCCCACCAGCGCCGCGAGCGCGGGCAGCACCAGCGCCGCGCCGAACCCCTCGATGACCGACCAGCCCACGGCGAGCACCCACAGCACCGGCGCGACGGCGGTGAGCGCGGAACCGACGGCGTAGACGGCCAGGCCGACACCGAAGACACGGCGGCGGCCGAACATGTCACCGAGCTTGCCGCCGGTGATCATGAACGCGGCCATGACCAGGGTGTAGAGCGTGATGACGCCCTGGATCGCGGTGACTTCGGTGTCGAAGTCCTTCACGAGCTGACTGATCGACACGTTCATCACCGACGTGTCGAGCACCATCAGAAACTGTGCTGTGCCCAGCACCACGAGCGGCCGCCATCGCCCCACCTCCCACCTCCACAGGTTCGCCCCGCTCGCCCCGAATGGTTCCCTTCCGTAACGAAAGGGAGTGTCATCGTGGCCGGTGCGCACAGGACTCACGGGCACGCCACGCCGTGCCGCCGGAAGCCGGTCGCGGTGATGAGCGCGGCCTGTCGGCCGCCGTCGATCGTGTCGGCCGTCCCCGGCCGTCCCCGGCCGTCCCCGGTCGTCCCTGGCTCGCGGGCGGGGTCCGGGCGGGGGGCAGGGGGCCGGGCGTGGTTCGGGGCGAGGGGGGCGGGTCAGGTGGCGGCGAGGGGCTTTCGGGCCAGGAGGAAGCCCTGGGGGGTCTTCTCCGGGAAGGGCTCCTCGTCGTCGCGGCGGCGGGTCGTCCGGGCGTACTCCACCAGGCCCGCGTCGGCGAGGAGCCGGGAGAGGACGTCGGGTCGCAGCCGGTGGAAGTGGAGGTCGACGGGGTGGCCGAACCCGTCCGTGCGGTGTGCCACCTCGTCGCCGAGCTGGAACCCGAGCTGGAGGTAGCCGCCCGGCTCCAACGTCCGGTGGAACTCGGCGAAGACGGCCGGGAGGTGGGCGGGCGGGACGTGGATGACCGAGTACCAGGCCAGGATTCCGGCCAGCGAGGCGTCCGGCAGGTCGAGGGCCAGCATCGACCCCTCCACGAACCGCAGCCCCGGGTACGTCTGCCGGGCCTGCGCGAGCATGCCGGGCGAGAGGTCGATCCCGAAGACCGGCAGGCCCTGGGCGTCCAGGTACGCGGTGACGCGGCCGGTCCCGCACCCGATGTCGGCGACGGGCCCGCCGCCGCCCGCCCGCACCAGCTCGGCGAACCCGGCCAGCACGGCACGGTCCAGCGGCTTGGCCACCAGCTCGGCGCGGAACCGTTCGGCGTAGTCGGCGGCCATGGCGTCGTAGGAGGCCCGGGTGGCGCGCAGGAAGTCCGGCTCAGTCATGACCGGCCACCGTACCCGTGCCCTCGGACAACTCGCCCTGGGGCGGGCTGTTCTCGGTGGACCGGACCCAGGTCGTGAAGTGCTCCACCGCCGCGATGACGGCGTGGAACCGGATCGAGGGGAAGAAGTCGAAGGCGTGCTGGGTGCCGGGGAGTTCGGCGTAGACCACCGGCCGGGTCGAGACCCGGGCGAGTTCGGTGGCGAAGTGGCGGGCGTCCTCGGGCAGGACGAGCGTGTCCATCGACCCGTGGACGAGGAGGAACGGCGGCGCGTCGGCGCGCAGGTGCGCCAGCGGGGAGGAGCCGGGGTGCTCCTCGGCCCTCCCGTAGTAGCCGTAGAGGCCGATCACCCCCGACACCGGGGTGTCGTCGGCCGCCGGGCCCGGCCGGGTTCCGGTGCCGTTGGCGGTGAGCGCCGCCGTGGCCGCCAGGTGGGCGCCGGCGGAGCCGCCGGCCAGGAACAGGGTGCCGGGATCGGCGCCGTAGTCGGCTCCGTGCTCACGCACCCAGCGGACGACCCGCCGCACGTCGGCGAGCCGGTCTGCGTACCGGAGGCCCCGGCCCAGCCGGTAGTTCGCGCTCACGCACACCCAGCCCTGGCCGGCCAGCCGGTAGAGCAGGGGGCGCGCGCCGAGCATCTTGCCGCCGACGCGGAACCCGCCGCCGTGCAGGTAGACGAGTACGGGCGCGTTCGTCACGCCGGACCGGGGGACGTACACGTCGAGCAGGTGGCCGCGCCCGGCGTCGCCGTAC
Encoded proteins:
- a CDS encoding MFS transporter; its protein translation is MGRWRPLVVLGTAQFLMVLDTSVMNVSISQLVKDFDTEVTAIQGVITLYTLVMAAFMITGGKLGDMFGRRRVFGVGLAVYAVGSALTAVAPVLWVLAVGWSVIEGFGAALVLPALAALVGGAYAGRDRAVAYGVIGGLAGAGIAVGPLLGGWLTTYATWRLVFAGEVVLVVAMLALLGWIAKDEPARVRERPRLDVVGTVLSAGGLALIVLGVLQSSSWGWLRPRNPPFTVLGFSPTVFVIAVGGVLLGFLRAWENRLARRRGAGVRGPEPLIRFSLFGVASLRSGLTMLLSQNLILLGLFFVIPLYLQVVQGFNAFQTGLRLLPVSVTMLLSAMSGPYLGRFASPRTVVRTALLVLLVAILWLLGTIEPHIDDLSFGFAMAVLGLGMGLLASQLGNVVQSSVGESERSEVGGLQYTAQNLGSSLGTALIGSLLIGALVTAFTSQIEDHPKISAAARAEAGTRMEAGVSFVSADQVRAGAEQAGLPPSEVDAVADSYAQAQLNALKAAILAAGGITLASLAFTRRLPTDRLTEKQP
- a CDS encoding alpha/beta hydrolase, which encodes MVLVTRIISGSGAVTLMTLLALRPPRPRRSSPFNLSFALTFLVNEQPFLGLYVLAAGAVPVLVGGDVGAPGWWVAVGVAAGTAAGLAVLAARARTARPCLTAALRDALGPGAVPEREARGRRGRLPLLRLLFLPLVSYRFGVRRVADVRYGDAGRGHLLDVYVPRSGVTNAPVLVYLHGGGFRVGGKMLGARPLLYRLAGQGWVCVSANYRLGRGLRYADRLADVRRVVRWVREHGADYGADPGTLFLAGGSAGAHLAATAALTANGTGTRPGPAADDTPVSGVIGLYGYYGRAEEHPGSSPLAHLRADAPPFLLVHGSMDTLVLPEDARHFATELARVSTRPVVYAELPGTQHAFDFFPSIRFHAVIAAVEHFTTWVRSTENSPPQGELSEGTGTVAGHD
- a CDS encoding SHOCT domain-containing protein, with protein sequence MTHTYLASDYPVLGAFWTILLFTAAVLWLILLFRIVVDVFRDDEMSGWGKTGWLLLVIFLPFLGVFVYVVSRGRGMGQRELRHAQQRQQEFDSYVRDTALGGGIPERTQAQELADLAEMHDKGALSDEEFRKAKAEVLR
- a CDS encoding class I SAM-dependent DNA methyltransferase, whose amino-acid sequence is MTEPDFLRATRASYDAMAADYAERFRAELVAKPLDRAVLAGFAELVRAGGGGPVADIGCGTGRVTAYLDAQGLPVFGIDLSPGMLAQARQTYPGLRFVEGSMLALDLPDASLAGILAWYSVIHVPPAHLPAVFAEFHRTLEPGGYLQLGFQLGDEVAHRTDGFGHPVDLHFHRLRPDVLSRLLADAGLVEYARTTRRRDDEEPFPEKTPQGFLLARKPLAAT